A stretch of DNA from Takifugu rubripes unplaced genomic scaffold, fTakRub1.2, whole genome shotgun sequence:
CGCGTGATTTGACTGCTGCTCTTAACAATATTCAGGAGCCTTTCAAACGTGCCTGATTCCTTCTTCTGGTACCAGAACACATAACGATCACAATGATCGATTCCTCCACATCTTATTGAGGCACTTTTACCAGCTCTGCTggtcactgagatctggtcctgggtcagctgcgtttctatgacaaccagccctgtagagacggggacaggcagctgaagtcagcgtgtgtgtggtggtcgtgtcctggctggctggaaacactcacctgagcagaggaagcagagagccgcAGGTGTGAACGGCTGCATTGTTGCTTTGGTGGGCCGGAGGCAGGactgatccagctcctctcagcccccatcagcccctgctgctgatgccccgcccacctcaccacaaacaggaaacaggtctccatgacgacagcagtctcagcagctctgaaatgtggttctgctcattcatttctctaaaacatcaaagataAATCATCACAATTAGAACCTATGAACCGATTTTCAAGGTTTCCCTTTTGCTCAGagttgatgtttacattttattgacgtGACTGTAAAcgtccagaagataaatgtggtgagaagatgctgcaaggagccgaaggttgctgtgaaggtttctgcgtctctttcagcgtcgctcccccagaacgtgtggtttcactgttgctaggacaccgtcacaggaagcacacagccgcagcacaggaagtgattttatcggtctcgtccccacagtcacactctggcctgctgcacctgctcatcgtctgcaacaggttctcaggctgcagaaccttccagaagacacctgtggacccatttaacaggccaggtcttctggcttctgcccgctcagcagcatccactcagcttcttctcagcaccttcatgGAGGAACGATGGGAGAAGAAGCCTCTGACGGCTTCACGTGACCTTCATTGATCCTCTGCAGATATTGTGACCTTGAGATTTGTTCATGAGTTTGAggaggatgaaataaagtgaagaagtttgtgacgTTTGGAATGTTTCCCATTTTCAAGACTTTGCTGTtcttcactcttcatcctccagttctgatggttcctgctgacgtcagttctgctcaaagttcatggaagctctgcccccccccccccccccccccccccccccccaactgtatgTGTGCGGTTGGATCATGAACGATAAAGAAGCCAAAATGTTCCCAGGACTCATTTATTGATGACATAAACAAGTGATTTGTGGCATCAAGGTCACGGATCTACACCATCAAGGtcaaaggaagtgacatcagaagtgtccaacacaccaggaataaacacacaacataaattgCATCAAACAGCGTCGCTGTGACTTATGGTCTGGATCAATTAGCTCTACTATTAAATCAATAAGCAacattattttggcagaaacacagaacagagactTGATCACCAAACACTCGCAGGTAGGAACTCGCCAACGGACGCGTCCTCACCGACTCCCTGGCAGACTCCAGAACATTTAaataggtcacatgactacagaTTCTAGAATATTCCACAGCAATCAAACACgtctggagcaacagaggatccttttctctcttttcttccgctGTTCCGGTCCAGATGTTTTTTCCCAGTTAAAGTCACGTCTTCCAACAACAGGAGAATATTGGTTGTTTGTGGGGGGGCCAGACTATCACGTCATGCTTCGTAATTTCCAGGATCAAACGAGACGTTGGCACCAGTTTTGCTGTGCAGAGGAACCTGGTGGTGACCTGCCCACGGTTGCACTAGGTGCCTCCAGGcagttgctgatgttgctctgatgttgcctcAAACTTCTGCTCACGTCTTGTTTTTTACAGCGTCGCGAGTCTTCTTATTCCAAACGCTGCGTAAAGTTCTCTGGAAACAGTCCTTTCTGGGCGCTAGCACCGCGTGCTAACCACTCGCTTTCTTTGATACCCGTGAGCCAACCAGCGtcctgccacaacaacaacaacaacaacaacaacagcgcaacGTTAACGCAGGACAATCTGACCTCAGCTCATCCCTAAACACCTGCGGCTGTTTTCTGTAGTCggagcaacagtgacatcaggTGACGCCTTTGTTTTATGCACCTGCTCCATTTAGCACGTCTCCACCTGAGCGAagctctcctgtggttctcctgtggttctcctgtggttctcctgtggttctcctgggtctcagcagaactttgtcaactcgtgtttgtggggtttttctttcGGACGTTTTTGAGTTTTAGTAACAATAAAAAGGTTCAAATGTTTTGACTGACGAATAAATGTAATCAAGGTTTCAGCcacacagctgaaatattcaaatgtgtttgtggtccTGGCAGGTGTGTCTGGTTCCATTCTCACCTGATCCTCCGCCGACTCGGTGGGCACCACCAGAACCACGTCACCTCTCTTCAGTTTAAGTTCGTCTGAGTTGGCTGCTTCAAAGTCGTGCATCGTCTCCACCTGAAGACACAGAGGTGTCAcctgtggtcctgctgggaacttcctgtcagggtcggggtcagggtcaggatcagggtcaggatcaggatcaggatcaggatcaggatcaggatcaggatcagggtcgggatcagggtcggggtcaggaaaagggtcggggtcgggatcaggatcagggtcagggtcagggtcagggtcagggtcagga
This window harbors:
- the LOC115248610 gene encoding amphiphysin-like — encoded protein: MPIPSVIIEPASSNEGDDDRDGDIISPTAASDNDVTTVSQTMKHMSPSGGVSGLPDDFLYKVETMHDFEAANSDELKLKRGDVVLVVPTESAEDQDAGWLTGIKESEWLARGASAQKGLFPENFTQRLE